One window of the bacterium genome contains the following:
- a CDS encoding YncE family protein, with translation MFAVAFGQTTLPSLVTTLPIGGEARWDLLTVDSIAQRLYVSHGTRTEVIDLKTDKVLSPILNTPRVHGIALVPEFQRGFISCGGDSSVVVFDLKTDSVITRVDVQGKNPDVIIYEPLTKNIFCFNGRSNDASVIDPQTLKVVGHVPLSGKPEFAISDGAGRVYVNLEDKSKVMVFDPKTYKAIAEWPLAPGEEPTGIALDGKNHRLFSACGNQLMAVSNTESGKVIATLPIGKGSDGAAFDPVTHRAFSSNREGTLTVIREESPNKFSVEGNVTTMPSARTVALDESTHRLFLPTKAAGDSVTVAKEGLKLLICKQ, from the coding sequence ATGTTCGCGGTCGCCTTCGGCCAGACAACTCTTCCTTCTCTGGTTACTACGCTGCCCATCGGCGGCGAAGCGCGCTGGGACTTGCTGACCGTGGACAGCATTGCGCAGCGGCTGTATGTCTCCCATGGGACACGCACGGAAGTGATCGACCTCAAGACCGACAAAGTGCTCTCGCCGATCCTGAACACGCCGCGCGTGCATGGCATTGCGCTGGTGCCGGAGTTTCAGCGCGGGTTCATCAGTTGCGGCGGGGATTCCTCGGTTGTGGTGTTTGATCTGAAGACCGACAGCGTAATCACCAGAGTGGACGTGCAGGGCAAAAACCCGGACGTCATCATTTATGAGCCGCTAACGAAGAACATCTTTTGCTTCAATGGCCGGAGCAACGATGCTTCGGTGATTGATCCGCAGACCCTGAAGGTCGTCGGCCATGTGCCGCTCAGCGGTAAACCGGAGTTTGCGATTTCCGACGGTGCGGGCCGGGTGTACGTAAACCTTGAGGACAAGAGCAAGGTCATGGTGTTCGATCCGAAGACGTACAAAGCCATTGCCGAGTGGCCGCTTGCGCCCGGAGAAGAGCCGACCGGAATTGCGCTGGACGGAAAGAATCACCGTCTGTTTTCGGCTTGCGGGAATCAACTTATGGCCGTGAGCAACACGGAAAGTGGCAAGGTAATCGCTACGCTGCCTATCGGCAAAGGATCGGACGGAGCCGCCTTCGATCCGGTGACGCACCGCGCCTTTTCGTCGAACCGGGAAGGGACGTTGACCGTGATTCGGGAGGAAAGCCCCAACAAGTTCTCGGTGGAAGGGAATGTCACCACGATGCCGAGTGCGCGGACCGTTGCGCTTGACGAGAGCACGCATCGGCTGTTCCTCCCCACCAAAGCTGCGGGAGACAGTGTGACGGTGGCGAAGGAAGGGCTGAAGCTGCTGATTTGCAAGCAGTGA